The DNA segment TTGATCAGTGCTTAACACTGCAGAGCTGGGTAGCTAGGTAGGTTAATGTTTTAAAACgtgattttatttctgaattttctaaatgaaaaaactGAGTTGCAGAGGAGCTAAGAACCCTCCCCAGGTCCTACAGCAGTGGGAGGCAATCTCCAAATCTACTGTCCCACTTCTGCTGGGGAGGGTCTGGGGGCTAGGAGAGGTCAGCCTCTCACTCCAAAGAGACTTGGGGCTTTGTCTGCAAGGGCCCCAATTCCTGCATTTAACTTCTCCCCGGCCAGGTGTGGGTGGTAGCCTCTTTTCCAGCATGGAAGCACTCAGAAACACCCCCAGATTTCCCTGGCATGGGAGCCAGCCTTTGTGGGGAATGCTCAGGAGTCGTTGCCTCCACCCACGACTCAGCAGTTCCCCTGGGCTCCTGTGGGCTCCCCAGTGACACAAGCCCTGGGCCCACCTGTGGGAGGCCACGCCCCGGCCTCCCGATCTCCAGGCTGGACGTCTGCTGAAGCGCCTGCGCCTCTCTCCACCCAGGTCAGATTTCCCTGAGGCGCTGCCCTTTACCCAGCAACGCCTCCGGACTCCTTCTGCCAGGACCACCTCGAGGCATCTCCGGGCCCTTAGAGCATTTGTGCTGATCCCTGTGCCTCAGGCCTAATGAGTTTTTCAAACAAGGGAGGGATCCATAACTTATGTTTCAGTGGAAGAATTAGTTTAAGATACAATTGTAACCTTTGTGTTTCTGACCCATCCTCACCATCTTATTATATATTCCCTAAATATACATAATTCTCTGCATCTTCATTTGTCAAAAAATAAGATTATAGCTTTCTTCCCCATTGTTACAAAAGGGAGAAGACGAATCAGGCCCCTCAGGAACTTCAGGTCATAGCGACATTTTAATTCTGAGAGACATCTCCCATCCTCCCTTGGGTCAGGGTGAATTTCCCCTACTCAACAGGTGACACGGGCATTCCTGGCGGGACAGGGGTTTGGCAGACATGACCGTTCCTAGCACTGCAGCTGCTCCGTAGCCACAGCTGGTTTTGGTACTGAAGGTTCATTTCTCCTACCACAAGCACTGGGGCCGTTGTACTTCAGGTTCTTGCCTTCCTGTCCTGGGATCACGGAACACCATTAATTAAGCATTTCACAAATACCCACTTGAGCCAATGGTCCTGCCCCTCCGTGTTCCCTGCAGAAGGGGAATGTAGATTGAATGCGAGAGGTTGACCGACTTGGTGGGAAACAGTTCCTGTATCCTCTGCATCATTGGGCTCTCCTGGGTCACAGAGGACAGCACCCAAATGTCCCCCGACGGTGCATTCAAAGCTCTGCTCTCGTGGGCATTGGCAGCAGATCTGGGAGAGAAGAAAACAGTCCTTTGATTGAGGTCATAAATCTGTCAGTTTAACAAGGCAGGCAGGCCTGCAGCCAGGTCCCCTGCTCCCAGATGGGGGTGCGACTGGAGGGCTGCAGGCAGAACCCGCTTAGTTGCCAGGAAGACCAAGGAGCCTGCTTATGGGTCTGCGAGAGAAAGGTCATTCAAGATCTATCTGAAATAAATGCTGGTTCTCAGGCATCTATCCCTCTATCTACCTATCATCTGCTCCATCTTCCATATCTATCATCGCATCTACCATCTATTCATATCTGTATCTAACTACTATCATATCATCTGTATCTGTCGTCTTTCTCTTCTGTATCCTCCGTATCTATAATATCATCTAAACCTACGTATTTCCCACGCCTATCATCCCCCTGCCCCCTCTATCATCCATCTGCGGGCAGCAAGCAGTAGAGAACAAGCCTTACTTGAAGGGACTGTGTCCCCCGCCCTCTTAGTTGGGATTAGGGTCGCTCGCTGTCTGTTATTCTGCAAAGTCTCTGAGAAAGGAAGCAACTGGAGCAGGTTAGGGCTGAATGACGGTCAGAATGGCAGGCAAGCCTTGCTCCCTGGCTGGGGCTTTCTCTCCTGCCTCAGAAGGCTCCCTCGGTTCTCTGTCCCTGGGCTGGAAGTGCTTCTCTCTTTCGGCCCCTGCTGCACCAGGTGCAAGTGACGCCTAGCAGTGAGGCTGTTGGGCCAGGTTGTTCTGCCTTGAGCTAACTCTAGGGCTACTTGTTACTTTACCTGTCCAGAGGGGCTGGATCCCACTCTGGCTGCACCTGAGAGCCTTTGCAAACACTGTGACTGTGCGGCCTCCCCCCAGGGACACCCAGTTGTCACTCAGTCTTGCACTCAGGAGACCTTGCATAGCTGCAGGGGGGCACCTGAGGCCCCAGTGTCTGTATGGAAAAAAGAACACAAGAGACATCATGTCTCTGATGGCTGGCCATCAGCCCCGCTGGGCTGGAGAATTTTAAAGACCTTCCTCTTGTGTGGCTGGgggattttatttacttatttgtttttaccAGTTGCTGGAAGCTGGCCAGTGTGCAGAAAGGTACCCAGCGTGATGGAACGGGCCCCACAAGGTGTCACTTCTTTCTGACTTATGTTTTTAGCTCGACTCTTCTGCCCTGGTATACACATCCCCACACCTACCTCGGAGGAATACAATGCATGGTTCGTGAAACTTCAGTCTAACTGTGCAGGTCGGTGTAGTCCTGAGGATGATAAAAACTGAAGCCCTGAATGCACTAAGCAAGTCTCCTTGGCAGCAAAGTGTCCACAGAAACTCAGTGTGTTACTTTGCTAACTTAGCGCTCTTATGAAAGCCAGCTAACATTGGGTCAGCGCCTGTGGCAGTTGTATCTACATGACATACCAGGAGAAAATACCAGCAcagttaatgtttttaaaagtttatgtaaaCTGTCTCTGGTAGGAACCAAAAATCAGGTGCAGAAAACACAGCCAGTGTCCAGACTGTGTCCTTGACTTTCATGGCCCCTCTCAGGACAGAGTTCAGGCAACTAGAGAACAGTGGACTCCCAACTGTGGGAGGCCCCCTTTGCAGGGGATTTTACTTTGCAAACAGGTCTTGTGCTGGGAGCAGCGTCCCAGCCCTGAGGTGTGCAGCCTGGTGGTCTGTCTGGCTTTGTTTAGCTGGTGCCCCTATCTTCTCTTCTATTTGCAGCTCAGATGACCacatgtttgtgtttttcttgcTGCAGATGGGCAGAAGAAAGTTCAAGAAGAATTTGACATTGACATGGATGCACCAGAGACAGAACGGGCGGCGGTAGCCATTCAGTCTCAGTtcagaaaattccagaagaagAAGGCTGGATCTCAGTCCTAGTGGGGGAGACCCTTCCTAGTCCGCTTGAAGACCCCAAAATTCAACCATCATCTGTCAAGAAACTAAGGCAACAACACCCTAGACAGAAGTCATCCATGCGAGATACACACATGCACCGCAAACCTAATTGCATGTATAGAAACCCATAATATTTATACCCCTGTAGACAAGCATAGGCAAGGAAAATTTGAGTAGCTTAATCTCTGTGTTTATCTCCATTCTCATTTATCCTGCAACTATTTTCCTTGAAGTtgtaataaaatgaagttaagatGAACGATTCAAATGTCTGTTTTCATctctctttatttacttatttatttgtttgtgtttctgCTGCTGAGGATGGAAGCCATGACCCTGCACACACTAGGCATGTGTTCTGCCGCTGAACTTCACCCCCTGACTCTCCCTTTACATTAGCCTGGGATGTCACTCAGGTTAGAACTGATTGCAAATCGGATGTCCATTTTCTCCCTGTCTCGTTAGAGATGGCATGGGTGGCTTCTGTTAGGAACTTTTGTGCTGAGAGTAAGAGATCCTTCCTTAGCCACGTCTGTCTCACTTGAAGAGTGCTAACTGCTAATGGGCAGTGGCGATATacagccctgtgtcctgaggtgCCAAAGCCTCAGAGTTTCACTGGAGAATTATGATCCtcaggagaaaaaataaaggggAGGGCCACACATCTGTTTGAAGCAATTGAACTCAGCAGATGCATTTCGGATATCCAGAGGGATGCTGCCCACTGTTGAGGGCCCCTCTGCCACTTACTTGCAGTTCTCTGCACCTGCCTGGCTCGGGGGCAGGTGCATCCTCCAGGATCCTCACCTCCTCCCTGCTCCACGCTGCGATTCCCTACCTGTCAGTCATTCATCACAACCTGCAATTTGGAGAAGCCGTCTGGCTCCTCTCCATCCCATCTTCCCCCTGTGACCCTCCCAGGCAATGGCCTCCATGCCCCAAAGCATTTCCTGAGAGAGTGAGGAGAGAACCGCCCCAGAGCCGGTGTGTGCCAGGCTTGGGTGGCAGGCGACAGGAGCCCCCAGACCTGAGGTGCTTGTGGCGTCTTTGAGCTGTGCTGTGTGAGCCTGACGCAGAAGCCTCCTCTGGTCTCCAGCATCCAGGGGTGCTCCACAACAGCACCACACAGCCCGCGGGCACCCACGTGTCCTCCCTGTCAGCTCCTTCGCCGAGGCTCAGAGCAGAGcatgaaggagaggagggaggtgcTCTGCGTGTGCGCACCTGGGCACAGGGTGTGGCTGGATGGTGCGGACGCCGTTGCGGACAGGCAGTGACTGCGGAGAAGAGGCGGATCCTTCTCAGGGCCCCTTCATGGCCACTTTGAGAACATTGGCACTCATGGGAGATTTACCGTCACAAAGAAATCCATGAGAAAATATGTCTACTGTCTTGTGTAAGGAAATCCCTCCTGCGGTGTCGTGAGGGGAAGAGACTGGGGTTCCTGGGCGGTTGTAGTCAGCAGAGCACCGGAGAGCAAGCAGCGAGGGTGGCACAGGGCTCCCCGTGGGTGGTCCCCACTGAGCAGAGGACAGCAAGTTGAGGGGACACCCCAGAAAGAGCTTCTTGAAGGAGTGGGGGTGCAGGTGCCACAGAAATGGGCCAGACTGAGATGTGGTCTTTGGAGGTCACTGAAGCTGCTCGTGTGAAGGAATCTGGGGGCCAAAGGAATCTCATTTAGGTGATTCCGATCAGTCCCTGCGTACTCCTCTCCAGGCCCCTGGCTCCCCATCCTCTGAATATCTCACTCATGGGAAGTGGGTCCGTCCTTGCTGGGTGGGCTCTCACCCTGACTCCAGCACAAGGCTTCCAGCCTCAGACCCATCTGGAAGCTGATCTGGTTCTAAGGGGGACACTCCTCCCCTAGGGACCCTCTATGGGAGTGGTTCTTCCCCAGTCCAGCTGAGGGTCTGGGCCCCTCAGTCCACGAAGACTGAAGGctgaggatggggagggggcCGTGAACCTTGGAGAGATTCCTCAATGATGGGGTCCGCCATCTCCCATCCAAATCGCAGGAAAAAGTTCTAGCTGATTCCTTTGGAGTCACGGGTATGAGTTGAATGTTCCCCTGCCAGGTGGATGCCTGAGGATCTGAAACTCCAGCTGACGTGGAGGGGAGACTCCAGATGTGTCCCCTCAGTCGGTACACTGTGTCCGTGGCCTCGCAGAGCCAGAAGGAAAGGTGGTTTGTGGCTGCGGCCCTGGAGCAGCTCTGGCTCATCCCCGGGGAGGGACTCCCTCAGGCTGCCGCTCGACTTGGAGCTTCACTAACTCGATTTCGTTTCACTGCAGGGTATTGAATTCCTGCTGTTTGTGACGTTGGTGCTGTGGCCACAAAGCAGGAGCGTCCTTGACCAGGTGGACTTGGTGGAGATGAAGCGAGGGCGAGAAGGGGGTGGTGGTGGAACACAGCGGTGTGGAGAGCCACACAGACCTTGCGCAGGGCTGCCAGCTCAGCAGGGGACTGGAAGATCGGGGAGTTCCTGGGTCCGTGGGACCTGGTGGCTGGTGTAGAAGTACCTCGGCAGGGACCTAGCGGAGGAGATGCTCAGCTTTGCAGCCACGAGGCTGGATTTAGGAGCCCACCCCTCCCGAGGGCTGTGGCTCTGCTACCTGAACTTGGCGAGGCCACAAAGCAAGACCCCAAGCACTGGAGACTTGGAACTGGATCCATCTTTGATTTACAGGTTGGCCACGTGACCACAGAGAACTTACTGACCTCAGCAAGTCAGTTTCCCTAGCAACAAAGTGGTGACTTGGTTAGTGACTTGGTTGGGACATGTTAGGAGTTTTAAATAAACAGGTAAATTGCTTGAGTGCCTGGCTCACGGGTGAGTCTGATGTGAGGCGCACCATACTCGCCTGGGCCTCCTGTGCCAACGCCCTTCATCCTGACCCAACCCACACCAGCAGCACTGGGCCAGGGGCCCACCCCTGACTCAAGAGGGTCAGCTGCTCAGGCCTCTTCTCCTGTGAGTTTGAGCTGGTCATGGGAACAGAGCCAGTTCATGTGAGGGATGTGGTGAGTGGTGTGACAGATTAAAGCtgcaaaaacattttataaatttttaattctgcTGTCTATttgctattattgttattgttattgttattattactaccCGCAGCTAAAGGCGGCCATCTGAAGAGAGTGTGGGAGGGTGAAGGAGAGGATTCAAGAGTCAAGATGTTGAGCAAGTCGTGATTGCAGCGAACAGGAGCCCACTCACTCCAGCTCAAAAGAATTATCCAGGTCTTGCAGACATCCAAGAATAGAACATCCAAGACGCAGGAGAAAAGGCCAGGATGCTGGGGCAGGCAGAATTAGAAACAAACACGGTGGGGGAGGAGTGACGTCTTCGTATTAGTATCTTTACAGCACTTTATGACCTTCagtaaagttttatagttttcttcatgtAGGTCTTGAACATTTCTTCTTGTTCTATTTCTAGAAAGTTCATGTTTTTGTTGTCCTTCTAAATAGAACCTTTGCCCAAAACATTCTCCAGTTAGTTTTGCTGTCATCTAAGAGAATGAATCATTTCTGTCCCTTTGACTCTGTAACCACCTTACTGAGTTCCATAATATACAGTCATTGCAAATAACAGTCGTCTGTCTCTTCTTTCACTGGTTTCAACTTCGTTTTTCTTGTCTTTGTTATGATCCATTCTCGTATCTTGGAGGAGCCTCAGGCATTGTTCCTGCCTCCACAGTAACAGTGACAAGCCATCTCCTGGGGTGCGTTTGCCCAGGTCATTGTTTTGAGTTGATTGACTTTAACTTCATAGGTCTTATAAGTCAAGTCCCACAGGCCTCTTGCTTTCCTTTGGAATGCGCGGATTCTGCGAGCCCCGAAGATCACCCCAGctgtgggaggggaggtgggctGAGGAGGTCAGGGCGCAAGCTCTCCCAGGCTTCACGTCCAAGGGGAGGATCCACATTCAAGGACGGTCCCGTTTAGGAGAGTCACTTGATTCCAACCAAACAGATGATCAGGAGGTGGCCCCTCGACCACTCTGTGGTGTTCAGGGTCCTAGTCACCTCGGACTGGGTGGCTTAGCCTACAGACATTTCTTCTCACacctctggaggccagaagttcaaggtcaaggtggaCTTGGTTCCTGGTGAGAGTTCTCCTCCAGGAGAAAAtgatatatacagagagagaaagagagagagagagagagagaggagggaggttgggaaggacagagggaggaacaaagagagaaagaagagcctTCTGCATTCTGGCGTCTTGCCCTCTTCATGAAAGGGCATTGTTCCATTGCGGAAGCCCCACCCCTTGACACTGACTAAGCCTGGTCACCTGCCAAAGGCCCCTCCTAACACTGCCATCTTGCAGGTTAGCTCACCCTTGggctttattttctgtaatttgatAAGACTGAGTAATACATTGCACTTTATTTACTTTCCAACTGCTTTACCACAGGACTTGGTTTTATGCTCGCTGCTGGCCACTGTCCCGTCCAGTGTCTCCATTTTCCTTACGACCATGGACTCCCCTTGGTCCTGCAGTGCCCTTCTGGAAGCTGTTGGTTTTTCCGTTAACAGGTGCTCAATTGAATAAGGACTGTGGCTAAGCTGGGGAAGCAGGACCCTGCTGTGCTTTGAGGGACTCCTGGGCAGGGCTCTGCAGAGCGTGGCCATCACGGACTCGGCTGCTGCGCTTGTCCCAGTGCTGCTGAAGGGTGGGGCCCCGTCAGGCGCTAAGGATGAAGCGCCAGAGGCCTGTCAGGAGTGGAACCCATGGGCTCTTTTCTCTGCCTTACAAAACTGATCAGAATAGGAGTATTTTTGCGACCCACAAACCCCCACCCTCATTATTTCTGTGTGACTGTACTGCAGGGCCTCTCTGCTCCTGGGTTTTAAAGAGCTTCCAGCTCACAAAGGATGAGAGGCACTTCTCAGGTGGGGTTGCCGATCAGACTTCTCCTTCAGCCTCCCCCACTGTCCTGCAAGTCCAAGGCCATTTCCCAGACCCGTCAGGGCTCAAGTTAGGTGAAGCCTCACACCAAGCAGGCTTAGCGTATGGATGTCTGTACGGAAAATGCATGTGAACTTAAAGCTGAGCTAAGTGCCATCAAGGCTGGGCCCTTCTGTGTGTTGGCGACATGAGGTGGGGGCGGGGACAGATtgtgggagagggaaggacagagaggCGGGGGTGGTGAAGGGACACGGGCTGTGGTAGAAACAGTTCTACCTCAGAGATCAGTTAGTCAGGGGGCCCAGATGGCGTTGTGGTGGGCTCTCTGATTCTGAGCATCCAGAGGCCTGGCTGGGTCAGAGCTACCCCATTCCGCAACTGGATAATCCCGGCCGCCATTCCCCTGCTTCACCACCTGGCGCCCACTCCTCTCCTGGGGCAGCCAGAGTCGTATTATACAGATGTGAATCTGGTGCGCTCGTCTTTGCCGTGACTTCTGCCCCGCAGGTACAATCCTCCGCTGAAGGAGCAGGTCCCTCACGTGGCCCACGCGGACCCACACTGCCACCCTCACTTTCTGGATATTTCTGTCCTCCCGCCCTCACGGAGACATCAGAGTCTGTTTCTGCAGCCCTCCGTCGCGTCTCTGCATCTTCAGGACAGTCCCGAGCTGCTGTGATTCTTcctggagaggctgaggtagagCTAGCTGCTGTCCCATGTCCCAGTTCCTGCCTGCAGGAGAGACCTTGCTGCTCTGCCTCCGTCCTCTGCCCTCTGTGTGGAAGGAGCTGCTACAGGTCCGTCACAGGCCACACCCACAGTGACCTGCATCACTTCCACTGGTCGGAAGGAACGGCCTCAGCTATTTGCAGGGGGAGTTGGGAAATGCGTTCTGCCTGTGTGCCCTGGGTGTGGGGCAAGCAGGTTTTGGGGAACACACTGAGGTTTCTACCACAGCCCATGTCCCTTCACCACCCCCGcctctctgtccttccctctcccacaATCTGTCCCCGCCCCCACCTCATGTCACCAACACACAGAAGGGCCCAATCCTGATGGCACTTAGCTCGGCTTTAAGTTCACATGCGTCGATGCCATTGATTACTTCTCGTCTCTGCTCAGCTCCATGAAGTCAGGGACATCCGTTTTGTTGACAGTTTAGGTGTTCTGTAAGTACTTATGATAGGACGAGTGAATAAACACCCGCTAAGCATGTGGAATTCACCCCACCATATCACCTCCCCCAACGCAGAGTGGGGCAGAGGCGCACGATAATCAAAAGTCACCTGCATTTCCCTTCAGTGAGCAGCCAAAGAAGACTCTGACCTGCTCATCGTTCTGCCTTCTGTTCTCCATCTTCCTCTCTAAAGAGGGTCATAAAAAGCCACTGGGTTGTTGATCATCTTGTCATCCCAGTTTACGATGGAAAGACAGAGAATGGAATTCAGGACAGTTGCCACAAAGCAGGGGTATTTCTAGGGTTCTCCTCTTCTCAAAACACCCAATAAACCCTCAGGCCTGTTTTGGCTTCGGGGTCAGTCGGGGCCTGGGTACTGCCAATCTCTGCTTATCTCAtctttttcctgccttctctccctgtgGAGCACAGCGCCTCCTGTTAGCCAGCCTCTCCTTGGGCCTGTGGGCAGCTGCTCAGGCTTCTGCTTGCCCCAGCCACTAGTACTGGGGTTGTCTTGGGAAGGACCCGAAAcctcctctggcctcagtctccctgggTATAGTGCAGcccccagggagggagggagtggatAACAGGGCCACCTGCATGGAGTCCTTTCTCAGAGTCTGACTGTGGCAAGCTCCTAAGCTCCTTACGAGCTTGGTTTCATTTAACCTCAATGGTCTTACAGAGTATTTCTACATCCTAATGTTCCAGAAGAGGACACTAAGGTTCAGAGAGGACAAGGAGCATACTGGGGGCATGTGGCTAGTGCAAAATGAGGCTGAATCCCCTTCTGGGTCTGATCTGAGAGTCCGAAGCCTTCGACACCCACTTCGCCCAGCCTTGGGCATCGGATGTGAATGTGTTTTGGAACTTCCTGTGCACACAGGGTACCGTTTGGACTCTACTGTCTCTAGGGACCTGTGATGCCTCTCTCAATGACTCAAATCCTTTGGTGGCCTTTAATCTCCAAACGGTTCTGCTAGATGAATTAGGGACCCCAAAGATCCACATCCCAATCCCCAGGATGTGTGAGCCTGTTACCCTCTACTCCCAAAGGGACTTGTCCAAAGGGACCGCTGTTTATCCCTCACTGCAAAGATGGTGCAGACCCTAAAGAGGGGCTGAGTAACTATCTGCTGGGCTTCAAAACTGGCACAGTGGTGAGGCTACTGTGGTGACCTCAGATCATTGCGTCACCAGTCCCCCTCTCTGCGGATGGGAGGTACAGTCACATCATCATGCCAGAATCCCCAGGAGCCCCTGGACAGGGTGGTGCTGGGGGTGCACAAGCTGCTGCCAGACTGGCCTGTGCCGGGGCTGGCCATCATCACACGTTTCCCTCTGGTGCGGGCGAAGCTCAGGCTCTTCTGTGTGACTGGTTTGCAGCCACGCCTGCAGCCCATGCAGCACCAGGCACTGAGCCAGACTGATAAACCCAGCAGCTGAGAGGCTTTGCCACTGCAGGGCTGCTGGCCAGCGGGAGGAAGGCTGCTCTGCGCCATTTGTGTTCCTGCCTGAGACGCAGCGTCCCTCCTGCAGCACCTGTTCCCAGGGCCTCTCCAGGGCCGTCGCCTCCAAGCAAAGGGACCGGGGAACATCCCTGGCGTCCTGGCGTGAAGGAGCCGtgtggaggcaggtggggagcGGGTTTCTTCATCTGACCACCGCCAGGGGAGCACGTGGGCTGGGGAGCCCTGGGCCGCTGCTCTGGGCGGGGCTGGCGGAACAGGCCTTCCGCGGCTCTCCTCTCCCGGCCCATCTCCTGGTGCCTGAGTCTTCATGTTCATAGGTCAGGGAGGGTTAGTACTGCAAGCTGCTCACCCAGTGCAGAGTCCCTGCACAGCCAGCCCTCCAGCCTTCTGTCGCCGTGTCCCCTCCTGATGCTGGACGTGGACACAGTGGTGATCCATGGCAGACCAACGGGGAGAGGATTTTACGCAACCCTCAAGCAGAGGGAGCGTCTGGTCCATGCCGCAGGCCAGGCTGGGACGTGGGTCCTTAGGGCCTACACATCTCCTGGTGGAGCTTCTGGTGGAGCCGCAAACCAGGCAGCGGCTACCCTCCATGACATTCCTTCAGGACGCAAGGCTGTGCTGTCCCCATCTAGGCCCCCAGAGCCCCTGGCTGCCCAGGTGCCCAGTTTGCTTAAATTTCCTGGGAATAGAAGGGGAAGACAACTCAGGAGCAAGTGCCTAGTGACACTCTACGGCTACTCCAGTGCAAACCTCAGAGGAATGGAGGGACGGGGATGGTAAGGACTTAACTCAGAAACAGGGGCTTTGCCAAGAAGGCTCCTGTGCTTCACCTGTGACAGTCTGGAAGAGGCTTCCAGGGCTGCCCATATCAAGAGCAGAACTTCCTCCTTGTTCTGTCGCCCTCAGGTCCTGACCTGTTCCTCGAGGTCTAAGATGGATCATCACTGTGCCCATGCCCAGCCTCAGGAGGGGATGGGGCACTGGACAGCTGGAAGGACGGATATGGAGGGACAGTGCACAGCCTGCCGCAAAGGCCATCTTTTGTGTCCTCACTATGCAGACGGGCAGGTCTGCAGCCCAAGTTCTCCAGGCAACTGAGACCCGTGCACTTCTGCTGGCACCGAGTCTCTTCCTGGCCTGGGGATGTGTGACCCTGGGGCAGCCAAGGGTCTCTACGGCTGCCCACATCTCCCCAAGTCTGTCCTTTCAGTTAGTGCCATGCTTGCCCGACCTGCATGGCCTTCCTGCTGCTCAGCCATCATGGGTAATGCCAGTGGGGGTTGGGAGGATGAACAACCCCTGCCGTAGGTGTGTCGCTCTGGCGGCCTGGAGCCTGTCCAGCGGTGTGTCCCCACTTCCCCTACCCCAGCTCTCCCTGAGGTGGCCCCCCAGACAAGCCACTCTCATTAGAATCCTTGTCTCAGGTTTAGTTCTGGGAGAAGCCAACCCAAGACATATGGCAAGGGAGACGTGGGCATTTTTAGCTAAGACTCTAGATTCCAAGAATTCCAGACCATATGGACCGTATGTTTTGTTTACATCATATTTTCCAAAATCTCCTTTTATTAGGAAATCTGCCTCCTCAGATCAAAATGGACAAGAATTGACTTTGTTTTCCATCTGACAAGAGTTGCTTCCCTACCTTGAAGGAGGGCTTCCCTGTGAGGGCCACGGAAGGTACGGGAGGTGCTGCAGCTCACCTGCTTTGCAGGACCCACGTGTACCCTGGGGATGCAGAGGGAGAGGGGTCTCTTCCTTCCCGGAAGGCGCCCTCCAACACACGGAGGACAGCCGGGAGCACAGCCTGCAGCTGTGTCCCAGCGTGAACACGTTCCTGGGGAATGGAGTGGTCTCCTGGGTGAGCTGGGAGCTGAGGGCCTCGGAGAGGACTGGCGGGGTGGGAAGGGCAGGAGAAGGGCCATCCACCCTGACAGCCACGACGTCC comes from the Sciurus carolinensis chromosome 9, mSciCar1.2, whole genome shotgun sequence genome and includes:
- the Pcp4 gene encoding calmodulin regulator protein PCP4, which codes for MSERQGAGATNGKDKTSGENDGQKKVQEEFDIDMDAPETERAAVAIQSQFRKFQKKKAGSQS